A single Arcobacter sp. LA11 DNA region contains:
- a CDS encoding 3-hydroxyacyl-CoA dehydrogenase NAD-binding domain-containing protein — MANLDLKIENSIATITFDLQNEKVNKLSFKVLEELEALLDQIKNDSSINALVIQSNKPNIFVAGADIKEIEAMKTEKEVYTQIIKGDEIFDKLANLPYPTIAYINGACMGGGLELALCCDYRVATTGAKTKLAFPEIKLGFFPGLGGTQRAPRVIGLINSLDLILTGKTIDSKKALRIGLVNEIFDNGQKEFKLATFIQKAINGEIKKKKLSFMNSILEKYSLTREFVYYKTLKSIEKKVNRDFNAPYMALEVIKQTFGKAYNEGIFVEAKAFSKLAATKESKYMIELFFLFEKFNKSFKKTDKPISDVVVVGNGVMGKGIIWLFSKFLSEVRIKLRKIEQANSILSFVAKLYSSSIKRRSMTKNQLEFKLNKLSYTDNYDGMNNTELAIEAIIEDEEAKKDTFAELEKVLGKDSIIASNTSSISIEKLSSELKNKKNFVGVHFFNPVNMMPLVEIIPSSHTSKKTINRVTELLVSCGKTPIVVGDCAGFIVNRILLPYLNEAAFILEEGLSVSKIDKVLKDFGMPMGPFILADTVGIDIGYKVTKILNEAYGDRMPMAPILDRVYNDLKLLGAKNKKGFYIHKNRKTKVNEEVTKPYNLNRQFSDEQIIQRCIYIMINEASRCLEEGIVKSADVINFAMITGSGFPPYKGGLLNYANDVGLENILNTLKDLDNRYGKRFKPSNLLIKLVENKKNFKTGEELWIS, encoded by the coding sequence ATGGCAAATTTAGATTTAAAAATTGAAAATAGTATTGCAACCATTACTTTTGATTTACAAAATGAAAAAGTAAATAAACTAAGTTTTAAAGTTTTAGAAGAATTAGAAGCTTTATTAGACCAAATCAAAAATGATTCATCAATAAATGCTCTTGTAATTCAAAGTAATAAGCCAAATATTTTTGTAGCAGGTGCTGATATTAAAGAAATAGAAGCCATGAAAACAGAAAAAGAAGTTTATACCCAGATTATAAAAGGTGATGAAATCTTTGATAAACTAGCAAATTTACCTTATCCTACAATTGCGTATATAAATGGTGCGTGTATGGGTGGAGGATTAGAACTTGCTTTATGTTGTGACTATAGAGTTGCAACAACAGGAGCAAAAACAAAACTTGCATTTCCAGAAATTAAACTTGGTTTCTTTCCTGGTCTTGGTGGAACACAAAGAGCACCAAGAGTAATTGGACTTATAAATTCACTAGATTTAATATTAACTGGAAAAACTATTGATTCTAAAAAAGCATTAAGAATAGGACTTGTAAATGAAATCTTTGATAATGGACAAAAAGAGTTTAAATTAGCTACTTTTATTCAAAAAGCAATCAATGGTGAAATAAAAAAGAAAAAACTATCTTTTATGAATAGTATTTTAGAAAAATATTCATTAACAAGAGAATTTGTATATTATAAAACTCTAAAATCTATCGAGAAAAAAGTTAATAGGGACTTCAACGCTCCATATATGGCACTAGAAGTTATAAAACAAACTTTTGGCAAAGCATATAATGAAGGTATATTTGTAGAAGCAAAAGCCTTTAGTAAACTAGCGGCTACTAAAGAATCAAAATATATGATAGAGCTTTTTTTCCTATTTGAAAAATTCAACAAATCTTTTAAAAAAACAGATAAACCTATTTCTGATGTAGTTGTTGTTGGAAATGGAGTTATGGGTAAAGGTATTATTTGGCTTTTCTCAAAATTTTTAAGTGAAGTTAGAATTAAATTAAGAAAGATAGAACAAGCAAATTCAATTTTGAGTTTTGTAGCAAAACTATATTCATCTTCTATAAAAAGAAGATCTATGACAAAAAATCAACTTGAATTTAAATTAAATAAACTTTCATATACAGATAACTATGATGGTATGAACAATACAGAACTAGCAATTGAAGCAATTATAGAAGATGAAGAAGCAAAAAAAGACACTTTTGCGGAACTTGAAAAAGTATTAGGAAAAGATTCTATCATTGCATCTAATACCTCATCAATTTCCATTGAGAAATTAAGTAGTGAACTTAAAAATAAAAAGAATTTTGTAGGAGTCCACTTTTTCAATCCTGTAAATATGATGCCTTTAGTTGAAATTATACCTTCATCACACACATCTAAAAAAACAATAAACCGTGTTACAGAACTTTTAGTATCTTGTGGGAAAACGCCAATTGTTGTAGGCGATTGTGCAGGATTTATTGTAAATAGAATTTTATTACCTTATTTAAATGAAGCTGCTTTTATACTTGAAGAAGGTTTAAGTGTTTCTAAAATAGATAAAGTACTTAAAGACTTTGGTATGCCTATGGGTCCATTTATTCTTGCTGATACTGTTGGTATTGATATTGGATATAAAGTTACTAAGATTTTAAATGAGGCATATGGGGATAGGATGCCAATGGCTCCCATATTAGATAGAGTATATAATGATTTAAAACTTTTAGGAGCAAAAAATAAAAAAGGTTTCTATATTCATAAAAATAGAAAAACAAAAGTAAATGAAGAAGTTACAAAACCATATAATCTAAATAGACAATTTTCTGATGAACAAATTATTCAAAGATGTATTTATATTATGATAAATGAAGCATCTAGATGTTTAGAAGAAGGTATAGTAAAAAGTGCAGATGTTATAAACTTTGCAATGATTACAGGAAGTGGTTTCCCTCCATATAAAGGTGGATTACTAAACTATGCAAATGATGTTGGATTAGAAAATATTTTAAATACATTAAAAGATTTAGATAATAGATATGGGAAAAGATTTAAACCAAGTAACTTACTTATAAAACTTGTAGAAAATAAGAAAAATTTTAAAACAGGAGAAGAGTTATGGATTTCTTAA
- a CDS encoding acyl-CoA dehydrogenase produces MDFLIFLIIVCALGFYSFPILYSLIIIGVYSFVFFDISFFIWPFLIAIAVILSVKQFRIKFITSKLVNFINQKGLMPKISATEEAALQAGTNWVESNFFEAKVDFDAIKNEKVTTLTEEEQAFLDNEVNELCEMTTDWEIFQDRDLSPEVWKYIKEKKFFGMIIPKEYGGLGFSATAHSYIIEKLVSRSQVLAITVMVPNSLGPAELILKHGTQEQKDNYLQDLAVGKQVPCFGLTEPNAGSDATSLTSNGVIFKDEEGKLKIRLNFEKRYITLGSIATLIGLAFRLSDPEHLLGDKEDLGITFGLVDHKIKGVDNSRRHDPLGIPFVNSPLYGKDVIIDIDDVIGGVDGIGHGWQMLVESLSIGRGISLPSVSLGGSKFALNVLSSYSNLREQFGLTISHFEGVEEKIAKVAAFTYMLNAARNYTLDAIDNGHKPGVINSVMKYHATEKFREVINDSMDVLGGSAIIRGEKNFLAHAYFALPISITVEGANILTRNLMQFGQGLIKSHPYIYKQINALKDNDVKAFDDAFFSHVGLATSALCKTVVYYLTRGFFVRTKGEFQRYKQKLVWVSADFTFLTNLALAVIGPALKKRENISARFGDILSYSYLITATLREYENNPNKEHRDLVDYVCHYAFNQIQIAREDIYNNIGVLRIFIPFIKLNAIGIKSSDKLNARIVSKLKDIEHLNKLTENIFVSTSKKDRFTKLQEAKKLNVEVSSIFTKIKQAVKDGVIEKQSVDKMIEKALELELITSTESTKLLKAYKLKQDIISVDAFKVRTYKAMR; encoded by the coding sequence ATGGATTTCTTAATATTTTTAATAATTGTATGTGCGTTAGGATTTTATTCCTTTCCTATTCTTTATAGTTTAATAATAATTGGTGTTTACTCATTTGTATTTTTTGATATTTCGTTTTTTATATGGCCTTTCTTAATTGCCATTGCAGTAATTCTTAGTGTCAAACAATTTAGAATCAAATTTATAACTTCAAAACTAGTAAATTTCATAAATCAAAAAGGTTTAATGCCTAAAATTTCTGCAACAGAAGAAGCAGCACTACAAGCCGGTACAAACTGGGTTGAGTCAAACTTTTTTGAAGCAAAAGTAGATTTTGATGCAATAAAAAATGAAAAAGTCACAACTCTTACAGAAGAGGAACAAGCTTTCTTAGACAATGAAGTAAATGAACTTTGTGAAATGACAACTGATTGGGAAATATTCCAAGATAGAGATTTAAGTCCTGAAGTTTGGAAATATATAAAAGAGAAAAAGTTCTTTGGTATGATTATTCCAAAAGAGTATGGAGGATTAGGTTTCTCTGCTACTGCTCATTCATATATCATTGAAAAACTTGTTTCACGTTCTCAAGTTTTAGCAATTACAGTTATGGTTCCAAATTCACTTGGACCTGCTGAGTTAATATTAAAACATGGAACTCAAGAACAAAAAGACAACTATCTTCAAGATTTAGCTGTTGGTAAACAAGTACCTTGTTTTGGTCTAACAGAACCAAATGCAGGTAGTGATGCCACATCATTAACATCAAATGGTGTGATTTTTAAAGATGAAGAAGGAAAATTAAAAATTAGACTAAACTTTGAGAAACGTTATATTACTCTTGGAAGTATTGCAACTTTAATTGGTCTTGCATTTAGACTAAGTGATCCTGAACATCTATTAGGTGATAAAGAAGACTTAGGTATTACTTTTGGTTTAGTAGACCATAAAATAAAAGGTGTTGACAACTCAAGAAGACATGACCCTCTTGGTATTCCTTTTGTAAACTCTCCATTATATGGTAAAGATGTGATTATAGATATTGATGATGTAATTGGTGGAGTTGATGGTATAGGACATGGTTGGCAAATGTTAGTTGAGTCTTTATCTATTGGTCGTGGTATTTCACTTCCAAGTGTATCTTTAGGTGGAAGTAAATTTGCACTAAATGTATTATCTTCATATTCTAACTTAAGGGAGCAATTTGGTTTAACAATTAGTCACTTTGAGGGTGTTGAAGAAAAAATTGCAAAAGTTGCTGCTTTTACATATATGTTAAATGCTGCAAGAAACTATACTCTAGATGCAATTGATAATGGACACAAACCAGGAGTTATAAACTCAGTTATGAAATATCATGCAACTGAAAAGTTTAGAGAAGTGATAAATGACTCTATGGATGTATTAGGTGGAAGTGCAATTATAAGAGGTGAAAAAAATTTCTTAGCTCATGCATATTTTGCACTACCAATTTCAATAACAGTTGAAGGTGCAAATATTCTTACAAGAAATCTTATGCAATTCGGACAAGGCTTAATAAAATCACACCCATATATTTATAAACAAATAAATGCACTAAAAGACAATGATGTAAAAGCATTTGATGACGCCTTTTTCTCACATGTTGGACTTGCAACTTCTGCACTATGTAAAACAGTTGTTTATTATCTTACTCGTGGATTCTTTGTTAGAACAAAAGGAGAGTTCCAAAGATATAAGCAAAAACTTGTTTGGGTAAGTGCTGACTTTACATTTTTAACAAACTTAGCTCTTGCAGTAATTGGACCAGCATTGAAAAAAAGAGAAAATATAAGTGCTAGGTTTGGAGACATTCTTTCTTATAGTTATTTAATAACTGCAACACTAAGAGAGTATGAAAACAATCCAAATAAAGAGCATAGGGATTTAGTAGATTATGTTTGTCATTATGCTTTTAATCAAATTCAAATTGCACGTGAAGATATTTATAACAATATAGGTGTACTTAGAATATTTATTCCATTTATTAAGTTAAATGCAATAGGTATTAAATCTAGTGATAAATTAAATGCAAGAATCGTTTCAAAACTAAAAGACATAGAACATCTAAATAAACTTACAGAAAATATTTTTGTATCAACTAGTAAAAAAGATAGATTTACAAAATTACAAGAAGCAAAAAAATTAAATGTAGAAGTAAGTTCTATTTTTACAAAAATTAAACAAGCAGTAAAAGATGGTGTAATTGAAAAACAGAGTGTTGATAAAATGATAGAAAAAGCGCTTGAACTTGAATTGATTACTAGTACTGAGTCAACAAAACTTTTAAAAGCATACAAACTTAAACAAGATATTATTTCAGTTGATGCATTTAAAGTTAGAACGTATAAGGCAATGCGATGA
- a CDS encoding alpha/beta fold hydrolase, which translates to MKKNLLLNSNGFILNILEKVLDADIEIKGVENIPKNNPRIFVANHFTRMEAMIVPYAIYDLTDKKVGVIADDSLFKTYFGSYLEELGAMRKSEPCRNNIMIGDLITGCKDWMIFPEGMMVKAKDITKEGDHFCVKIDGACQRVHTGSAFFALNSQLLREDYFNNKIKNSTKFQRKYFIKECKEIQKNETMIVPINITYSNLRTGRNFLTDMAVKFLDNIGENFLEELEIEGNIALNSKITIQILEPVSTKKILADIYEKELNQAKIINKYRYSLTHNFMTKIYKSLTVNFDHIFALTLFMHPKKRINKIHFKRVLYLVANAIKMNCMYFNENLNGDIIKLVSYEPYEPFESILKVALKDEILTQTDDEYIIHKENLLNTYTHHTIRLRNIMRVILNEVLIIDEVNKIVKDLVNLSDEKINKKLYELLKIEEVFEYENDYAKYIADEDLKPRKTGIPFTFENSDSESCVITLHGFSSAPKEVLEMAKYIHSKGLNVYAPRLRGHGTSPKDLKETTWQDWYLSVCRAIAIATLKYKKIYIVGFSTGGLLALLSTKKCYDEIGGIICINAALHLNDIRIKTLLPALSFWNDLLEAFNAKSYVKEYVDNDSENPEVNYNKHYVDSIEQLSLLMKKTQKNIPKIQTPTFIIQAKNDPVVNPSSAYEIYEKIKSEKKELLMLDLDNHIIIKGENTKELFEEIYSFIDILEKED; encoded by the coding sequence ATGAAAAAAAATTTGCTACTAAATTCAAATGGATTTATTTTGAATATCTTAGAAAAAGTTTTAGATGCTGATATTGAAATAAAAGGTGTAGAAAATATACCTAAAAATAATCCTAGAATTTTTGTAGCAAATCACTTTACAAGAATGGAAGCTATGATTGTACCTTATGCAATCTATGACTTAACAGATAAAAAAGTTGGTGTTATTGCTGATGATTCTTTATTTAAAACATATTTTGGCTCTTATTTAGAAGAGTTAGGAGCAATGAGAAAATCAGAACCATGTAGAAATAATATCATGATTGGAGATTTAATAACTGGTTGTAAAGACTGGATGATATTTCCAGAAGGAATGATGGTAAAAGCAAAAGATATCACTAAAGAAGGTGATCATTTTTGTGTAAAAATAGATGGAGCTTGTCAAAGAGTTCATACAGGTTCTGCTTTTTTTGCTTTAAACTCCCAACTTTTGAGAGAAGACTATTTTAACAATAAAATAAAAAATAGTACTAAATTTCAAAGAAAGTATTTTATTAAAGAGTGTAAAGAAATACAAAAAAATGAAACAATGATAGTACCTATAAACATTACCTATTCAAACTTACGAACAGGTAGAAACTTTTTAACGGATATGGCTGTTAAATTTTTAGATAATATAGGTGAAAACTTTTTAGAAGAACTAGAGATAGAAGGAAACATTGCACTAAATTCAAAAATTACTATTCAAATACTTGAACCAGTAAGTACAAAAAAAATATTAGCTGATATTTATGAGAAAGAGTTAAATCAAGCTAAAATAATCAATAAATACAGATACTCTTTAACACATAATTTTATGACAAAAATATATAAAAGTTTGACAGTAAATTTTGATCATATATTTGCACTAACACTTTTTATGCATCCTAAAAAAAGAATCAATAAAATTCATTTTAAAAGAGTTTTATATCTTGTAGCAAATGCAATTAAAATGAATTGTATGTATTTTAATGAAAACCTAAATGGGGATATTATTAAACTAGTATCGTACGAACCTTATGAACCTTTTGAAAGCATCCTAAAAGTTGCTCTAAAAGATGAAATCTTAACACAAACAGATGATGAGTATATAATACATAAAGAAAATCTTTTAAATACATATACCCATCATACAATAAGACTTAGAAATATAATGCGTGTAATCTTAAATGAAGTATTAATCATAGATGAAGTTAACAAGATAGTTAAAGATTTAGTTAATCTATCAGATGAAAAAATAAATAAAAAACTATATGAACTTTTAAAAATAGAAGAAGTATTTGAATATGAAAATGACTATGCTAAATATATTGCCGATGAAGATTTGAAACCAAGAAAAACAGGTATTCCTTTTACCTTTGAAAATAGTGATAGTGAGTCATGTGTAATTACTTTACACGGTTTTTCTTCTGCTCCTAAAGAAGTATTAGAAATGGCTAAATATATTCATTCAAAAGGTCTCAATGTTTATGCACCAAGACTTAGAGGACATGGAACTAGTCCAAAAGATTTAAAAGAGACTACTTGGCAAGACTGGTATCTTTCAGTTTGTAGAGCTATTGCAATTGCAACATTAAAATACAAAAAAATATATATAGTAGGTTTTTCTACAGGGGGACTTTTAGCACTTCTAAGTACAAAAAAGTGTTATGATGAGATTGGTGGAATTATCTGTATAAATGCAGCTTTACATTTAAATGATATTAGAATAAAAACTCTTCTACCTGCCCTATCTTTTTGGAATGATTTATTAGAAGCATTCAATGCAAAAAGTTATGTAAAAGAGTATGTAGACAATGATTCAGAAAATCCTGAAGTAAATTATAATAAACACTATGTAGATTCAATAGAGCAACTAAGTTTACTTATGAAAAAAACTCAAAAAAATATACCTAAAATACAAACACCTACATTCATAATTCAAGCAAAAAATGACCCTGTTGTAAATCCAAGTTCTGCTTATGAGATTTATGAAAAAATTAAATCAGAAAAAAAAGAGTTATTAATGTTAGATTTAGATAATCATATTATTATAAAAGGAGAAAATACAAAAGAGTTATTTGAAGAGATTTACTCTTTTATTGATATATTAGAAAAGGAAGATTGA
- a CDS encoding YiiD C-terminal domain-containing protein: MLKTLENKLHSQIPMTKLMKLHVKAIDKEKLITTAPLDININDKGTGFAGSLSTIVTISAWSSCFLKIDALGYKNPMIAIIKSDTAYRAPVTKDIYCETNLPTYEQLELVKEKLKLKGSASLKIKSKIIENEKVCVEFEGIYVIKV; encoded by the coding sequence ATGCTAAAAACTTTAGAGAATAAACTACATTCTCAAATTCCTATGACAAAACTTATGAAACTACATGTAAAAGCAATTGATAAAGAAAAACTTATTACAACTGCACCACTTGATATAAATATAAATGACAAAGGCACTGGTTTTGCTGGAAGCTTAAGTACTATAGTTACAATTTCTGCATGGAGTAGTTGTTTTTTAAAAATAGACGCACTTGGCTATAAAAACCCAATGATTGCAATTATTAAAAGTGATACAGCATATAGAGCACCCGTTACAAAAGATATATATTGTGAAACCAATTTGCCTACATATGAACAATTAGAATTAGTAAAAGAAAAACTAAAGTTAAAAGGAAGTGCTTCACTTAAAATAAAATCAAAAATAATCGAAAATGAAAAAGTTTGTGTAGAGTTTGAAGGAATTTACGTTATCAAGGTTTGA
- a CDS encoding DUF3108 domain-containing protein — protein MKKLILLFIFLVLTLNLFAKHVEAKYDITYGNFLDLGIATTTLEINKNSYKIKIKAKTTGMAKYLTNNREEIYESYGKFVNNQFIPNKFIKTKKDDYKKRVRIYTFNHKEKKILVNDKKTGIEKKMNSSFKKVLINIDEEKNSELDYFAKDDILSLFFNINQKLVKYENGKEYTLNAVGANKTKGIINILMPTTEKLKQMNEVLKTDDKSKFTAFINQKIFQSKRGELLISLDHNGFCSYAVLKDVLFFGDIVGKMVKFKTDEG, from the coding sequence ATGAAAAAACTGATTTTATTATTTATATTCTTAGTATTAACTCTAAATTTATTTGCAAAACATGTTGAAGCAAAATATGATATAACTTATGGAAACTTTCTAGATTTAGGAATTGCAACAACAACTTTAGAAATAAATAAGAACTCATATAAAATAAAAATTAAAGCCAAAACAACTGGTATGGCAAAATACTTAACAAATAATCGTGAAGAGATATATGAAAGTTATGGAAAATTTGTTAATAATCAATTTATCCCAAACAAATTTATAAAAACAAAAAAAGATGATTACAAAAAAAGAGTTAGAATATATACTTTTAACCATAAAGAAAAAAAAATATTAGTAAATGATAAAAAAACTGGTATAGAAAAAAAAATGAATAGTTCATTTAAAAAAGTGCTTATTAATATAGATGAAGAAAAAAACTCAGAATTAGATTATTTTGCAAAAGATGATATTTTATCACTATTTTTTAATATTAATCAAAAACTTGTTAAATATGAAAATGGAAAAGAATACACTCTAAATGCAGTTGGTGCTAATAAAACAAAAGGTATTATAAATATTTTAATGCCTACAACAGAAAAATTAAAACAGATGAATGAAGTGTTAAAAACAGATGATAAATCAAAATTTACCGCATTTATAAATCAAAAAATATTTCAAAGTAAACGAGGAGAACTACTCATATCTTTAGACCATAATGGTTTTTGTAGTTATGCTGTGCTAAAAGATGTTTTATTCTTTGGGGATATTGTTGGTAAAATGGTTAAATTTAAAACAGATGAGGGATAA
- a CDS encoding M48 family metallopeptidase: MQKMIKYIVVVCIATLFIGCTHKAPVTKRSQMILMSQSQELALGEKSYNDTLKKSKVIYNTRDAKRVKEIGYKIARVVNRNDYKWEFNLVENKAQNAFCLPGGKVVVYTGILKAAKNDDQLATVMSHEIAHALARHGAERVSSGMVANGAQLIGNIILGSQAPHLTQSFNIAFGLGTQYGVLLPYGRVQENEADEIGIHLMYQAGYNIYEALNFWKNMSGGKKEGAEFFSTHPNSSTRMANINRVISEIKKSHPRMENSIKNTSSNLGKKIN; encoded by the coding sequence ATGCAAAAAATGATTAAATACATTGTTGTAGTTTGTATAGCTACGCTATTTATAGGATGTACACATAAGGCTCCAGTTACAAAAAGAAGTCAAATGATTTTAATGTCACAATCACAAGAATTAGCACTAGGTGAAAAATCTTATAATGATACTCTTAAAAAATCAAAAGTTATCTACAATACAAGAGATGCAAAAAGAGTAAAAGAAATTGGTTATAAAATTGCAAGAGTTGTAAATAGAAATGATTATAAGTGGGAATTTAACCTAGTTGAAAATAAAGCACAAAATGCTTTTTGTTTACCAGGAGGTAAAGTTGTAGTTTATACAGGTATTTTAAAAGCTGCAAAAAATGATGACCAATTAGCAACAGTAATGTCTCATGAAATAGCCCATGCACTTGCTCGTCACGGTGCAGAAAGAGTAAGTTCAGGGATGGTAGCGAATGGAGCACAACTTATTGGTAATATTATTTTAGGTTCTCAAGCTCCACATCTTACGCAATCTTTTAATATTGCTTTTGGTTTAGGAACTCAATATGGAGTTTTACTTCCATATGGAAGGGTGCAAGAAAATGAAGCAGATGAAATAGGTATTCACTTAATGTATCAAGCTGGATATAATATCTATGAAGCATTAAATTTTTGGAAAAATATGAGTGGAGGTAAAAAAGAAGGAGCAGAGTTTTTTTCTACTCACCCAAACTCAAGTACCAGAATGGCTAATATAAATAGAGTTATTTCAGAAATAAAAAAATCTCATCCAAGAATGGAAAATTCAATAAAAAATACTAGTTCAAATTTAGGTAAGAAAATCAATTAA
- a CDS encoding YebC/PmpR family DNA-binding transcriptional regulator: MGRAFEYRKASKMKRWGAMSRLFPKLAKAIEMAAKAGVADPEMNSALRTAILNAKAENMPKSNIDAAIKRATGKDSANYVDVNFEGKGPHGVLVFVETATDNNTRTVANVKMHFNKNGGSMAPTGSLEFFFDRKAIFEFNKTEDMDLEELELELIDAGLEEIEEEDGIVLVTADYKDFGTLNKAFEDMGIELTKAKLERISNNPQEYTEEQQEEIAKLLEKLDEDDDVQAVFTNMA, from the coding sequence ATGGGTAGAGCCTTTGAATATAGGAAAGCGTCAAAGATGAAAAGATGGGGAGCAATGTCTCGACTTTTCCCAAAACTAGCAAAAGCTATTGAAATGGCAGCTAAAGCAGGTGTTGCAGATCCTGAAATGAATTCAGCACTTAGAACGGCAATTTTAAATGCAAAAGCTGAAAATATGCCAAAGTCAAATATTGATGCAGCTATTAAAAGAGCAACTGGAAAAGATTCTGCAAATTATGTAGATGTAAACTTTGAAGGAAAAGGACCTCATGGGGTTTTAGTATTTGTTGAAACTGCAACAGATAATAATACAAGAACAGTTGCAAATGTAAAAATGCATTTTAATAAAAATGGTGGTTCAATGGCACCAACTGGATCTTTAGAATTTTTCTTTGATCGAAAAGCAATTTTCGAATTTAATAAAACTGAGGATATGGATTTAGAAGAGTTAGAATTAGAGCTTATTGATGCAGGTCTTGAAGAGATTGAAGAAGAAGATGGAATTGTATTAGTAACTGCTGATTATAAAGATTTTGGTACTTTAAATAAAGCATTTGAAGATATGGGAATAGAACTTACAAAAGCAAAATTAGAAAGAATTTCAAATAATCCTCAAGAATATACAGAAGAACAGCAAGAAGAAATTGCCAAGTTATTAGAAAAACTTGATGAAGATGATGATGTTCAAGCTGTATTTACAAATATGGCATAA
- a CDS encoding M23 family metallopeptidase, with protein sequence MTYKIIILFTLLTSSLLSAQVSVSSNEVKNANTVLVTLKEKDINNPKLTFDKHNIKFFEYPNKIDTYYALIPVSYYKKLGNYRIIISYIKNDKKIFKGINIKVVDGKYKSETINVAKGKVSLSKKNKKRTKKEYASAMKIYNTTTDIFYIKDKSIKPINSDITSSFGKKRVYNGSLKSYHSGTDFKASVGTPIKAINDGIVVISEDRFYAGNSIVINHGQGIYSCYFHLSSMNYKSGDYIKKGEIVGLSGSTGRVTGPHLHFSFRVHGIQVDPLQLMKLLNNF encoded by the coding sequence ATGACTTATAAAATTATTATCCTATTTACACTACTTACAAGTAGTCTATTATCAGCACAAGTTTCAGTTTCTTCTAACGAAGTTAAAAATGCAAATACAGTTTTAGTAACATTAAAAGAAAAAGATATAAACAATCCTAAACTTACATTTGATAAACACAATATAAAATTTTTTGAATACCCTAACAAAATAGATACATATTATGCTTTAATACCTGTTTCATATTATAAAAAATTAGGTAATTATAGAATTATTATTTCTTATATAAAAAATGATAAAAAAATATTTAAAGGCATCAATATAAAAGTTGTTGATGGAAAATATAAAAGTGAAACTATAAATGTTGCAAAAGGAAAAGTTAGTTTAAGTAAAAAAAATAAAAAAAGAACTAAAAAAGAGTATGCTTCTGCAATGAAAATATATAACACAACTACAGATATTTTTTATATAAAAGACAAATCAATTAAACCTATAAACTCAGATATAACTAGCTCTTTTGGTAAAAAAAGAGTTTATAATGGTAGTTTAAAGTCCTATCATAGTGGTACTGATTTTAAAGCATCTGTAGGAACACCAATTAAAGCAATAAATGATGGGATAGTTGTAATATCAGAAGATAGATTTTATGCAGGAAACTCTATTGTTATAAATCATGGGCAAGGAATATATTCTTGTTATTTTCATTTAAGTAGCATGAATTATAAGAGTGGAGATTATATTAAAAAAGGTGAAATTGTTGGCTTAAGTGGAAGCACAGGGAGAGTTACTGGTCCACATTTACATTTTTCTTTTAGAGTCCATGGTATTCAGGTAGATCCGTTACAATTGATGAAGCTGTTAAATAATTTTTAG